One window of Mycoplasma parvum str. Indiana genomic DNA carries:
- the infB gene encoding translation initiation factor IF-2: MDHFEYKNKAVSIKFFSEQTNIPTIEIIKYFFLRGIEMQLNSWLDEKLCQELCLEFGLKFLKESEEKSKNIYSEAILSEEDLELEWVKKDPVVAVMGHVNHGKTTLLDKIRKTNVAEKEYANITQHISSYQVKFQNNYITFLDTPGHEIFSKLRTIGGVIANIIVLVIAIDDGVQAQTKEIIEYYKSHKLKLIVFVNKVDRGEHSIENLKKQLTTEEIELEEYGGDVILLKGSAKTGQGIAELLETISLVSEIEDYKTTLSPPVIGVILESRIEKGLGAIAEIITIRGNLKAGDYIAGEGIFCKVKTISDENREKVEVLSPSKPVSISGFDKLPIPGKKFFSFPTKEAALAHYNQLESNKVEGYDSTQDSALAKKDDPTHFSFIIKSKVSGSSEAIQTFILRFGYSVISIGSGEISEADIKLASIKKAIIINFEQKIPKRVEEQLNFLNVVFWNINSIYELEEKILDHKEKHRRIEKIEKILGRCKVIRLWTHSRIGTIAGCSVIYGKFHFDNKVRLIREGNQLVKTTIKSFKIETFEVKEASEGQECGIVLNNWNNIELDDVIESYEIIERKI, translated from the coding sequence ATGGACCACTTTGAATATAAAAACAAAGCAGTTTCCATTAAGTTTTTTTCGGAACAAACAAATATACCAACTATTGAAATTATTAAATATTTCTTTTTGAGAGGAATAGAAATGCAATTAAATTCTTGACTTGATGAAAAATTATGTCAAGAGCTATGTCTTGAATTTGGTTTGAAATTCCTTAAAGAGAGTGAAGAGAAGTCAAAAAATATTTATTCAGAAGCAATTCTTTCTGAAGAAGATTTGGAGCTTGAATGAGTAAAAAAAGATCCTGTAGTGGCAGTAATGGGGCATGTAAATCATGGAAAAACTACATTATTGGACAAAATAAGAAAAACTAATGTAGCTGAAAAGGAATATGCCAATATAACTCAACACATCTCTTCTTATCAAGTGAAATTCCAAAATAATTACATTACTTTTTTAGATACTCCAGGTCATGAAATATTTTCAAAGCTTAGAACAATTGGAGGCGTTATTGCAAATATTATTGTTTTGGTTATTGCAATTGATGATGGAGTGCAAGCTCAAACTAAAGAAATTATTGAATATTACAAAAGTCATAAATTGAAACTTATAGTTTTTGTAAATAAAGTAGATCGAGGCGAACATTCAATTGAAAATCTAAAAAAACAATTAACTACTGAAGAAATTGAACTAGAAGAGTATGGAGGAGATGTAATTCTTTTAAAAGGATCAGCTAAAACAGGACAAGGAATTGCTGAATTACTAGAGACTATCTCACTAGTATCAGAAATAGAAGATTATAAAACTACTTTATCTCCTCCGGTTATTGGAGTTATTCTTGAATCTAGAATAGAGAAAGGATTGGGAGCTATTGCAGAAATAATAACTATAAGAGGAAATTTAAAAGCTGGAGATTATATTGCGGGGGAAGGAATATTTTGTAAGGTAAAAACTATTTCTGATGAAAATAGAGAAAAAGTTGAGGTATTATCTCCTTCAAAACCAGTTTCTATTTCTGGTTTCGATAAGCTACCTATTCCTGGAAAGAAATTTTTTTCTTTTCCCACTAAAGAAGCGGCATTAGCTCACTATAACCAATTAGAGAGCAATAAAGTCGAAGGATATGATTCTACACAAGATAGCGCTTTAGCTAAAAAAGATGATCCAACTCACTTTTCTTTTATTATTAAAAGTAAAGTTTCTGGCTCATCAGAAGCTATTCAAACTTTTATTCTTAGATTTGGTTATTCAGTTATTTCTATTGGAAGTGGAGAAATAAGTGAAGCAGATATTAAATTAGCTTCTATTAAAAAAGCAATAATTATTAATTTTGAGCAAAAAATTCCTAAAAGAGTAGAAGAGCAATTAAATTTCTTAAATGTTGTGTTTTGGAATATTAATTCAATTTATGAATTAGAAGAAAAAATATTAGATCATAAAGAAAAACATAGAAGAATTGAAAAAATTGAAAAAATTCTTGGAAGATGTAAAGTTATTAGATTATGGACTCACTCAAGAATTGGAACAATTGCAGGTTGTTCAGTAATTTATGGAAAATTTCATTTTGATAATAAAGTTCGACTTATTAGAGAAGGAAATCAATTAGTAAAGACCACAATTAAATCTTTCAAGATAGAGACTTTTGAGGTAAAAGAAGCTTCAGAAGGTCAAGAATGTGGTATTGTTTTAAATAATTGAAATAATATAGAGCTAGATGATGTAATAGAAAGTTATGAAATAATAGAACGAAAGATTTAA